The following are encoded together in the Capsulimonas corticalis genome:
- the obgE gene encoding GTPase ObgE, which produces MFVDEVTINVKAGDGGDGSVGFRKEKYVPRGGPNGGDGGDGGDIYMEADSNLSTLLDFRYQRKYEAPNGVNGASRDMNGKGADDLVLKVPIGTVATDLSNGKVVADLTKAGQKIRIVRGGQGGRGNSHFSSSTLQAPKFAENGEPGQELTLKLELKLLADVGLIGYPNVGKSTLIAGISAAKPKIADYPFTTLVPNLGVVRVDEERNFVVADIPGLIEGASEGIGLGHQFLRHIERTRLLVHLIDVSGMTGREPLDDYAIINRELEAYNEKLSQLPQIIALNKIDLAEPEMVQLYKEELEKEGSEVFLVSAATRQGLEAIIYECSTRLAALPNEPEPVDETVMITVDTMAQRRRDRRWDAIYDKGNDIYIVSGPGMERVVAMTNMDNEAAVERLQKTIEKAGVINKLRALGAKEGDSVRIGKIEFSFYDEDAEDPRAKKASDDDEDDDYED; this is translated from the coding sequence ATGTTTGTTGATGAAGTCACAATTAATGTCAAGGCGGGCGACGGCGGCGATGGCTCCGTCGGATTCCGCAAAGAAAAGTACGTCCCTCGCGGCGGCCCCAACGGCGGGGACGGCGGCGATGGCGGCGATATCTATATGGAAGCCGATTCCAACCTGTCCACGCTGCTCGACTTCCGCTACCAGCGAAAGTACGAAGCGCCGAACGGCGTGAACGGCGCGAGCCGGGACATGAACGGCAAGGGAGCGGACGACCTTGTCCTGAAGGTGCCGATCGGGACGGTCGCCACCGACCTCTCGAATGGAAAGGTCGTCGCCGATCTGACCAAAGCCGGGCAGAAGATCCGAATCGTCCGGGGCGGGCAGGGGGGACGCGGTAATTCCCACTTCTCCAGCTCGACGTTGCAGGCGCCCAAGTTCGCGGAAAACGGCGAGCCCGGCCAGGAACTCACGCTCAAGCTGGAGCTGAAGCTGCTGGCCGATGTGGGCCTGATCGGCTATCCCAACGTCGGCAAGAGCACTTTGATCGCCGGCATTTCGGCGGCGAAGCCGAAAATTGCCGATTATCCATTCACGACACTGGTGCCGAACCTCGGCGTCGTGCGTGTCGATGAGGAGCGCAACTTCGTTGTGGCGGACATTCCCGGTCTAATCGAAGGCGCGAGCGAAGGCATCGGCCTGGGGCATCAGTTCCTGCGCCATATCGAGCGCACACGGCTGCTCGTCCATCTCATCGATGTTTCCGGCATGACGGGGCGCGAGCCGCTTGACGACTATGCGATCATCAATCGTGAGCTGGAAGCGTACAACGAAAAGCTGTCGCAGCTACCGCAGATCATCGCCTTGAACAAGATCGACCTCGCCGAGCCGGAGATGGTTCAGCTTTACAAAGAGGAGCTGGAGAAGGAAGGCAGCGAAGTCTTCCTGGTCTCGGCGGCGACGCGTCAGGGCCTGGAAGCGATCATTTACGAATGCTCCACACGGCTTGCCGCGCTGCCTAACGAGCCGGAGCCCGTGGACGAAACCGTGATGATCACTGTCGATACGATGGCCCAGCGCCGGCGCGATCGCCGGTGGGACGCCATTTACGATAAGGGCAACGATATTTATATCGTCAGCGGTCCGGGCATGGAGCGCGTGGTCGCCATGACGAATATGGACAACGAGGCCGCCGTGGAGCGCCTGCAAAAGACGATCGAGAAGGCCGGCGTTATCAACAAGCTGCGCGCCCTGGGCGCCAAGGAAGGCGATAGCGTCCGGATCGGCAAGATTGAGTTCAGTTTCTACGATGAGGACGCGGAGGATCCGAGGGCGAAGAAGGCTTCGGACGACGATGAAGACGATGACTACGAAGATTGA
- the proB gene encoding glutamate 5-kinase, which produces MTTKIEIEAAEPTVVTRLVVKVGSSTVTQSNGVTDRTYIADLAAQIAAQRSQGRSVILVSSGAVAAGMARLGQVGRPKTIPQKQAAAAVGQGLLMQTYADAFGAHGVTVAQILLTRDDLRDRTRYLNARNTFAALLKAGVVPIVNENDTVAVDEIKFGDNDTLAALVASLAEADALLLLSDVAGLYDRDPTQFADAELIPVVEKIDKATEQRAGSARSKVGAGGMTTKIQAAKICAGAGVRMTIANGHRPNVIADALAGECGTLFLPRPERLGQRKRWIAYGIVPKGSITVNDGARQRLVDEGKSLLPAGVTHISGHFRAGELVRLLDAHGHAFAQGFVNYANDDLFKIMGRRTADISQLLGAKPSDEVVHRDNLVLNL; this is translated from the coding sequence ATGACTACGAAGATTGAAATCGAGGCGGCGGAGCCGACGGTCGTGACGCGCCTGGTGGTGAAGGTCGGCTCCAGCACGGTGACGCAAAGTAACGGCGTGACGGACCGCACATATATTGCCGATCTGGCGGCTCAGATCGCCGCTCAGCGCTCTCAGGGCCGGTCGGTGATCCTGGTGTCGAGCGGCGCCGTTGCCGCGGGCATGGCTCGCCTGGGGCAAGTGGGCCGTCCAAAGACGATTCCGCAAAAGCAGGCCGCCGCCGCCGTCGGGCAGGGCCTGCTGATGCAGACCTACGCCGATGCGTTTGGAGCGCACGGCGTCACGGTCGCTCAAATTCTATTGACCCGCGACGACCTGCGCGACCGCACGCGCTACTTGAATGCGCGCAACACCTTTGCCGCGCTGCTCAAAGCCGGCGTGGTGCCGATCGTCAACGAGAACGACACCGTGGCCGTTGATGAGATCAAGTTTGGCGACAACGATACGCTGGCCGCGCTGGTGGCGTCGCTCGCCGAGGCCGACGCGCTCCTACTGCTTTCCGACGTCGCGGGGCTTTACGACCGGGACCCCACGCAGTTCGCCGACGCTGAGTTGATCCCCGTTGTGGAGAAGATCGACAAGGCGACCGAGCAGCGCGCCGGCTCGGCGCGCTCCAAAGTCGGCGCCGGCGGGATGACGACGAAGATTCAGGCGGCGAAGATTTGCGCCGGCGCGGGCGTGCGCATGACCATCGCCAACGGCCACCGTCCCAACGTGATCGCCGACGCCCTCGCGGGCGAGTGCGGCACGCTCTTCCTGCCGCGCCCGGAGCGTCTGGGTCAGCGTAAGCGCTGGATCGCCTACGGGATTGTCCCGAAGGGCTCGATCACCGTCAACGACGGCGCCCGCCAGCGCCTCGTGGATGAAGGCAAAAGCCTGCTCCCGGCGGGCGTCACCCACATCTCCGGCCACTTCCGCGCCGGCGAGCTTGTGCGCCTGCTCGACGCCCACGGCCACGCCTTCGCGCAGGGCTTCGTCAACTACGCGAACGACGATCTCTTCAAGATCATGGGACGGCGCACGGCCGACATCAGCCAGCTCCTCGGCGCCAAGCCGAGCGACGAAGTAGTGCATCGCGACAATCTCGTTCTCAATCTCTAA
- the nadD gene encoding nicotinate-nucleotide adenylyltransferase codes for MISRVGIMGGTFDPIHFGHLLMAEEARQAFALDEVVFVPNGRPAHKKAYLVSSPEDRYAMTRLATESNPQFTCSRIEIDRPGPSYAIDTIRAFREQYTHLDALYFITGADAILQILTWREYDKLVEACQFIAVTRPGFSLERLSELADKNFLDHVSFLPIPGLDISSTDIRVRIHQRRSIRYLCPDSIVDYIEDSGLYRPHEME; via the coding sequence GTGATTTCACGTGTGGGCATCATGGGCGGCACATTCGATCCCATTCACTTCGGTCATTTGCTCATGGCCGAAGAAGCGCGTCAGGCGTTTGCGCTGGACGAAGTCGTCTTTGTTCCAAATGGCCGTCCTGCCCATAAGAAGGCGTATCTTGTCAGCTCTCCGGAGGACAGATATGCGATGACGCGGCTTGCGACCGAGTCCAATCCTCAATTCACCTGCTCCCGGATCGAGATCGACCGTCCCGGTCCGTCCTATGCGATCGATACGATCCGCGCGTTTCGCGAGCAGTACACCCACCTCGACGCCCTTTACTTCATCACCGGCGCCGACGCCATCCTCCAAATCCTCACCTGGCGCGAGTACGACAAGCTGGTGGAGGCGTGCCAGTTTATCGCCGTCACACGCCCCGGCTTTTCGCTGGAGCGTCTCTCGGAGCTTGCCGACAAGAACTTCCTCGACCACGTCTCATTCCTGCCGATCCCCGGTTTGGACATCTCCAGCACCGACATTCGCGTGCGCATTCATCAGCGGCGCAGCATTCGCTATCTCTGCCCGGACAGTATTGTGGATTATATCGAAGATTCGGGGCTGTATCGCCCGCATGAGATGGAGTAA
- a CDS encoding MgtC/SapB family protein: MHQHPIIELAALLFLAALLGGLVGWERERHERPAGLRTHILVCVGAALIAIVDRTGTNGGGRIAAQIVTGIGFLGAGCIMRDNSGLVRGLTTAASVWVVAGLGIAIGYGGETAALAAVATGIVLITLTVLNRLESTLNRERKRQELNLVLATGDDALSRMRALLDALREHGTRTRDISFSQAPDSLIVRLELVMKRNTNRDDLDELLKKRPEVIHFHWTE; this comes from the coding sequence ATGCACCAACACCCCATCATTGAACTCGCCGCTCTCCTATTCCTCGCCGCCCTGCTGGGCGGTTTGGTCGGCTGGGAGCGAGAGCGACACGAACGACCGGCGGGACTGCGGACGCATATTTTGGTGTGCGTCGGCGCGGCGCTGATTGCGATTGTCGATCGTACGGGAACGAATGGCGGAGGGCGGATCGCGGCGCAGATCGTGACGGGGATCGGATTTCTCGGCGCCGGCTGCATCATGCGCGATAACAGCGGCCTCGTGCGCGGCCTGACGACGGCGGCCAGCGTGTGGGTGGTGGCGGGGCTGGGGATTGCGATTGGCTACGGCGGCGAGACCGCCGCGCTTGCCGCCGTAGCGACCGGGATCGTGCTGATTACCCTTACCGTCTTGAACCGATTGGAATCGACGCTCAATCGGGAGCGAAAGCGCCAGGAACTCAATCTGGTGCTCGCCACGGGCGATGACGCGCTATCTCGAATGCGCGCGCTGCTCGACGCGCTGCGGGAACATGGGACACGCACGCGCGACATCAGCTTCAGCCAGGCCCCGGACAGCCTCATCGTGCGGCTGGAGCTGGTCATGAAGCGTAACACCAATCGCGACGACCTCGACGAACTCCTCAAAAAACGTCCCGAAGTTATCCATTTCCACTGGACCGAATAG
- a CDS encoding proline--tRNA ligase codes for MRATQAFIPTLREAPKDAELISHRLLLRAGFIRPLASGVYSYLPLGLRVINKISNILREEMEHINGNEFFFPALVPRELLEESGRDKVDVLFTAKPHDYFLGFTHEEVITDVVRNTIKSYKQLPFLGYQIQTKFRNEPRPRGGLIRGREFLMLDAYSFDRSEDDALVAYKKVRESFGRMFTRCGLASIAIQADSGAIGGSLSEEFMVLSEDGEDTVLRCSVTGYAANAERCEAIPVPAEAPDAEVPAFSEVSTPGVKTIEEVSAFLKVDAKRLIKTLVFLAPDGSPVVALVRGDRELNEAKLGRTLGGPARLADPAVVERVTGAPVGFAGPVGLPASVRIIADREVATVRDGVTGANKADAHFQHVLPGRDFPAPEYLDLRTAVAGDQSPIDASGVLYTERGIEVGHVFYLGKKYSASMHAEYDDVDGAAKEFEMGCYGLGVSRTFAAAIEQHHDADGIVWPITIAPFAVTIILVNPADPAQTEAAETLYTTLKASGLDVLLDDRVERPGVKFKDGDLIGVPVKVTVGKGVADGGALEIGLRRDRNSKQAVPIADAAAHVLGLVKQLKDEIQASVDTHVV; via the coding sequence ATGCGCGCAACTCAAGCCTTTATTCCGACACTCCGCGAGGCTCCCAAGGACGCCGAGCTTATCAGCCACCGACTTTTGCTCCGGGCGGGATTTATCCGTCCGCTCGCCAGCGGCGTCTACTCCTATCTGCCGCTGGGCCTGCGCGTCATCAACAAGATTTCGAACATCCTGCGCGAAGAGATGGAGCATATCAACGGCAACGAATTCTTCTTCCCGGCGCTCGTCCCGCGCGAGCTGCTCGAAGAATCGGGCCGCGATAAAGTCGATGTGCTGTTCACCGCGAAGCCACACGATTATTTTCTGGGCTTCACGCACGAAGAGGTCATCACGGACGTCGTCCGCAACACCATCAAGTCGTACAAGCAGCTTCCGTTCCTGGGTTACCAGATCCAGACGAAGTTCCGCAACGAGCCCCGCCCGCGCGGCGGCCTGATCCGCGGTCGCGAGTTCTTGATGCTGGACGCTTATTCGTTCGACCGCAGTGAAGACGACGCCCTGGTCGCTTACAAAAAGGTCCGCGAGTCCTTTGGCCGCATGTTCACCCGCTGCGGCCTGGCCTCGATCGCGATCCAGGCGGATTCGGGCGCCATCGGCGGCTCGCTGAGCGAAGAGTTCATGGTCCTGTCCGAGGACGGCGAAGATACCGTGCTTCGGTGCAGCGTCACCGGGTACGCCGCGAACGCCGAGCGCTGCGAAGCGATCCCCGTTCCCGCTGAAGCGCCCGACGCGGAAGTCCCGGCCTTCTCGGAAGTCTCCACGCCCGGCGTCAAGACGATCGAAGAGGTTTCGGCCTTCCTGAAGGTCGATGCAAAGCGCCTGATCAAGACGCTCGTCTTCCTCGCGCCCGACGGATCTCCCGTAGTCGCCCTTGTTCGCGGCGACCGCGAGCTGAATGAAGCGAAACTGGGACGAACACTGGGCGGCCCCGCGCGCCTCGCGGATCCCGCCGTGGTTGAGCGCGTCACCGGCGCTCCCGTCGGCTTCGCCGGCCCTGTTGGCCTGCCCGCCTCCGTGCGGATCATCGCCGACCGCGAAGTGGCGACCGTCCGCGACGGCGTCACCGGCGCGAACAAAGCCGACGCGCACTTCCAGCACGTCCTGCCGGGCCGGGACTTCCCCGCGCCAGAGTATCTCGACCTGCGCACCGCCGTCGCCGGCGACCAGAGCCCCATCGACGCCAGCGGCGTCCTCTACACCGAGCGCGGCATCGAAGTCGGCCACGTGTTCTATCTGGGCAAAAAGTACAGCGCCTCCATGCACGCCGAGTACGACGATGTGGACGGCGCCGCCAAAGAGTTTGAAATGGGCTGCTACGGCCTGGGCGTCTCCCGCACCTTCGCCGCCGCCATCGAACAGCACCACGACGCCGACGGCATCGTCTGGCCGATCACCATCGCGCCCTTCGCCGTCACGATCATCCTGGTCAATCCCGCCGATCCGGCCCAGACCGAAGCCGCCGAAACGCTCTATACTACGCTGAAAGCCTCCGGCCTGGACGTCCTGCTCGACGACCGCGTCGAGCGCCCCGGCGTTAAGTTCAAAGACGGCGACCTGATCGGCGTCCCGGTCAAAGTCACTGTCGGCAAAGGCGTCGCCGACGGCGGCGCGCTGGAGATCGGCCTGCGCCGCGACCGCAACTCCAAACAAGCCGTCCCCATCGCCGACGCCGCCGCGCACGTGCTCGGGTTGGTGAAGCAATTGAAGGACGAGATCCAGGCGAGCGTAGACACGCACGTGGTGTGA
- a CDS encoding M50 family metallopeptidase — protein sequence MNFHFPSFQAIFENLQHVIVLLIILSILVVAHEWGHFIVARMCGMRVDDFSVGMGKRIWRVAKRGNTEYNVRMLPIGGFVKIAGMDADEEPINVAKEKLLGRKDDPDAAEIPLVAENTPELEPYNEADGFNAKPLWMRSLTILAGPVMSFILGYAIFCLMGWTVGVSAGKTLNRVAVVMPGGEGFKAGLLTGDTIVKIDDKPITNGAEMVDTIRHSLNKPIAITVLRNGQEKLLHATPQPLYDDDTHKPMTVVDVINPGGLAAFGVTAGDELRAIIPDSDKEASDALQTPAEALDALKKYAGQKSKIYVVRKGDVKPLPAVLPAATPDTTPTFSIRTPGGLKFGMDAEVKHLSFVNSIKFGNEMIVLLFKNLGMLIKSHKFHEQTGGVIRMYQETSRASKVNINEEVSLAAQLSISLALFNLLPIPILDGGHLLTFFIEWVRRGKKLTERQQQAFMLTGLVIIGTLFILINANDILRTIHHQLPQ from the coding sequence ATGAATTTTCATTTTCCCAGTTTTCAGGCGATATTCGAAAATCTCCAGCATGTCATTGTCCTGCTGATTATCCTCAGCATCCTCGTCGTCGCGCACGAGTGGGGACACTTCATCGTGGCGCGCATGTGCGGCATGCGTGTCGACGACTTCAGCGTCGGCATGGGCAAGCGGATCTGGCGGGTCGCGAAGCGCGGGAACACGGAATATAATGTCCGTATGCTGCCGATCGGCGGCTTCGTCAAAATCGCCGGCATGGACGCCGATGAGGAGCCGATCAATGTCGCCAAGGAAAAGCTGCTCGGGCGTAAGGACGACCCCGACGCCGCTGAGATCCCGCTGGTCGCCGAGAACACGCCCGAGCTGGAGCCTTACAACGAAGCGGACGGTTTCAACGCCAAGCCGCTCTGGATGCGCTCGCTCACCATTCTCGCCGGCCCGGTTATGTCGTTTATTCTCGGCTACGCCATCTTCTGCCTGATGGGCTGGACGGTCGGCGTCTCCGCCGGCAAGACGCTGAACCGCGTCGCGGTCGTCATGCCCGGCGGCGAAGGGTTCAAAGCCGGCCTGCTGACGGGCGATACGATCGTCAAGATCGACGATAAGCCGATCACCAACGGCGCCGAGATGGTGGACACCATCCGCCACAGCCTCAACAAGCCGATCGCCATCACGGTGCTGCGCAACGGTCAGGAGAAGCTTCTGCATGCGACGCCGCAGCCGCTCTATGACGACGACACGCATAAGCCGATGACCGTTGTGGACGTCATCAACCCTGGCGGTCTCGCCGCCTTCGGCGTGACGGCGGGCGACGAGCTGCGCGCTATCATTCCCGACTCCGACAAAGAGGCGAGCGACGCGCTGCAAACGCCGGCGGAGGCGCTCGACGCGCTCAAAAAATACGCGGGGCAAAAGTCAAAGATCTACGTCGTGCGAAAAGGCGATGTCAAGCCGCTTCCCGCCGTCCTTCCCGCCGCCACACCCGACACAACGCCCACGTTCTCCATCCGCACGCCCGGCGGATTGAAGTTCGGGATGGATGCGGAGGTCAAGCATCTCAGCTTTGTCAACTCCATCAAGTTTGGCAACGAAATGATCGTGCTCCTGTTCAAAAACCTGGGCATGCTGATCAAAAGCCACAAGTTCCACGAGCAGACGGGCGGCGTCATCCGTATGTACCAGGAGACGTCCCGCGCCTCGAAGGTGAACATCAACGAGGAAGTCAGTCTGGCCGCGCAGCTTTCCATCAGCCTGGCGCTGTTCAATCTGCTGCCCATTCCGATCCTCGACGGCGGCCACCTGCTGACGTTCTTCATCGAGTGGGTCCGGCGCGGCAAAAAGCTGACCGAGCGCCAGCAGCAGGCGTTTATGCTGACGGGCCTCGTCATCATCGGCACTCTCTTTATCTTGATCAATGCGAACGATATCCTTCGCACGATCCATCACCAGCTTCCACAGTAG
- the dxr gene encoding 1-deoxy-D-xylulose-5-phosphate reductoisomerase produces the protein MKKLVILGSTGSIGTQTLDIVRRLPERLQIVALSGHRNVELLKQQADEFGVSPEWIECGDEANLERLATHPDADIVVVSVAGAVGTRATVAALRRGKDIALATKEVLVAAGEIVTRTARESGARLLPIDSEHSAIFQCLQGAPDNSVAKILLTASGGPFREWTKERMESVSIVDALNHPTWPSMGRKITIDSATLMNKGLETIEARWLFDIPMEQVEVVIHPQSVVHSLVEYHDGAVIAQLGLPDMRLPIQYALLYPERVDSGLPRMDMTQLAKPLTFEAPDTNRFPSLRLARDAGAAGGALPAVLNAANEAAVAQFLDAKITFPAIMTLVERTMHAHRPLENPDLDQIAAADQWARLTVTQLINEDPSLQWNGAAER, from the coding sequence ATCAAAAAACTCGTTATCCTCGGATCCACCGGCAGTATCGGCACGCAAACCCTCGACATTGTCCGCCGCCTTCCCGAACGTCTCCAAATCGTCGCCCTTTCCGGACATCGCAACGTCGAGCTGCTGAAGCAGCAGGCCGACGAGTTCGGCGTGTCGCCCGAATGGATCGAGTGCGGCGATGAGGCAAATTTGGAGCGTCTCGCGACGCATCCGGATGCGGACATCGTGGTCGTCTCCGTCGCCGGCGCTGTCGGCACGCGCGCCACCGTCGCGGCGCTGAGGCGGGGCAAGGATATCGCGCTGGCGACGAAAGAAGTGCTGGTGGCGGCCGGCGAGATCGTCACGCGCACGGCGCGCGAAAGCGGCGCGCGGCTTTTGCCAATCGACAGCGAGCACTCCGCGATCTTCCAATGCTTGCAGGGCGCTCCCGACAATTCCGTCGCCAAAATTTTGCTCACGGCTTCCGGCGGCCCCTTTCGTGAGTGGACGAAGGAGCGCATGGAGTCGGTAAGCATTGTCGACGCGCTTAACCATCCAACCTGGCCGTCGATGGGCCGCAAGATCACCATCGACAGCGCCACCCTGATGAACAAGGGGCTGGAGACGATCGAGGCGCGCTGGCTGTTCGATATCCCCATGGAGCAAGTGGAAGTCGTCATTCATCCCCAGAGCGTGGTGCATTCCCTGGTGGAGTACCACGACGGCGCGGTAATCGCGCAGCTCGGCCTGCCGGACATGCGCCTCCCCATCCAATATGCGCTGCTCTATCCCGAGCGCGTCGATTCCGGCCTGCCGCGCATGGATATGACGCAGTTGGCGAAGCCGCTGACCTTTGAAGCGCCGGACACGAACCGCTTCCCCAGTCTTCGGTTGGCGCGCGACGCCGGCGCTGCGGGAGGCGCGCTGCCGGCGGTGCTGAACGCCGCCAACGAGGCGGCGGTGGCCCAGTTTCTGGACGCCAAGATTACATTTCCTGCTATAATGACATTAGTAGAACGGACGATGCATGCGCATCGGCCACTGGAAAACCCGGATCTCGATCAAATCGCGGCGGCGGACCAGTGGGCGCGGCTGACGGTGACTCAACTGATCAATGAAGATCCCAGCCTGCAATGGAACGGAGCGGCGGAGCGATGA